The Cydia strobilella chromosome 26, ilCydStro3.1, whole genome shotgun sequence sequence TGGTCCGATGATCAAGCTAAGTGGAATTTTAGAATTACTCGTGTTTCGATGTTCGAACTATGGGGAATTttagaattaataataaataataataataaatattataggacattcttacacaaattgactaagccccacagtaatatctagaaggcttgtgttgtgcgtactcagacaacggtataaataatatacacaaatacttatttaaatacatagaaaacacccatgactcaggaacaaatatcagtgctcatcacacaaataaatgcccttaccggggttcgaacccaggaccatcggattcatgggcagggtcactacccacttggccagaccagtcgtcaagaATTCTTCGTGGAAggcgaaaacttaaaatccctCCTCCTCCGTCGACATGTCCGATAAGACTATCGGACCACGCAGCTTTTTAAGGTTCCATCAGATTTTTTGTCAGGATATTCCGATTTTTCATATGACAACCCTACCGTCAGGCCTCCGCCGGTGCAGCCGCCGCAGCAGCCCCCGTTCACCGTGAGAGTGCCGCCGGTGATGCCACCTGCGCTGCCACCGATTTGGGTTAGACCGCAGCCCGTACCTGTACCTTGCCCTAGTCCTATCAAGGTGAGTTATTTACTGACTGTTGTactgtcgccatcagatatatcggagcggccaaggtgctcacaaatatctgaacacgccaaTATTGTTAAGACGTTAGAGTGAGCATTTAGAAATTTTTAAGCACCTcggccactccgatatatctgatggcgactgtgcaTAAATCGAGCTCTCACCTGAGAGCAGTTATAGCAAatgttgttaaacaaaagcattGTTCCTTCTATGCAGTGCGAATGGCTACTGAAGGGTTAGCTTCCATTCTGAGTGAGGACAAGCACGTTTAAAACTCATTTTTTTCCATCTTATCCATAGATTccaattcatatttattttcaatttttcatcCAATTCATTTTCAATgagaataaataaatctaaatctaaatcatgcAACTGTTCATTACGAGTAGCATGTAGAGTCCGACGACCTAACTCTGCAGCTTGCTTATGAAAGTCATAATTGGATCACCTGCAGCAGGACTCGAACCTTTGGAACACCGGTCgaatcgcttctgccaactgtGTCCGCCGGAAGTGTAAATTTTTCCATtcttcatttaatttaaaaatttggagtACCTAAcactcgcagacgtttctgcttcataaaagTTCATAATTGGATCGATAGATTTCAAATGCGTCGGGACTTCCACTTCAGGTTTATTTTAGTGTTTTGAACATTCATGAGCAAGCATTGCCGAAGAAGGCTCTCAATCATAAGTTTTTGAAAGAAAACGAGGATAAAGTCAAATGACATTCTAAAACTTTGGCTAAGATTATATTCGTAGGATGAAGCactaaaatacatatttgaatAGTGAAGTCGGTCAAAATTGGCTTTGATTTATCCCTCTCTCTAGGCTACAAACTTCAAAGCCTTGTTGGTTTTTTATCTAGAAAAAGCCATAGTCTcaatatattttaaacaaaggaaaagaaccctaaaaataaatatgatgttATCTTTTCTGTCAGTTATTtatcttttattatattttcaggTCATCCCAAGCCCAGTTCAACCGCCACTACCGACACCATTAGTCATCGTTCCTCCAAGAGTCTTAGTAGCCAGTCCCCCCACCATCGTCTTCCAACCTGACCCACCCCAGATCTTCAGGACTATAGGCTGCGCTGACGTGAGGTCACTACGGAATCAGGGTCCATGTCCGTCTCCGAGCCCTTGGTTCCCTTCATCTAGCCCTTCACCCTGCCCTGAACCTTGGTTCCCTTCTCCTAGCCCTTCCCCCTGCCCCCTACCTAGCCCGTCCCCCTGCCCATCACCTTGCCC is a genomic window containing:
- the LOC134753032 gene encoding uncharacterized protein LOC134753032 translates to MAPSPVQSASVKNNVSVLLGSALSQPLPAPELQLDQPCPCSEPCPGACPSCPSPCDGGAINVAPCNPCGPQVNYGYGQSQPGIITVKPGQIRFPQQPPMVVRPGPISLPLPQPIWVKPRPVYPPAPAPITIRPPPVQPPQQPPFTVRVPPVMPPALPPIWVRPQPVPVPCPSPIKVIPSPVQPPLPTPLVIVPPRVLVASPPTIVFQPDPPQIFRTIGCADVRSLRNQGPCPSPSPWFPSSSPSPCPEPWFPSPSPSPCPLPSPSPCPSPCPCMN